The Bacillus oleivorans genome has a window encoding:
- the glgD gene encoding glucose-1-phosphate adenylyltransferase subunit GlgD, protein MRDVLGVINLMNENQFLKELTTSRCLASVPFGGRYRLIDFTLSDYIHADITQVAVFAKEKYRSLMDHLDSGKEWDLDRHTGGLFILPPLHPGERMRGDLQQFFDHIMFFQRSPADTVIISPGHHICEMDYTDLIDFHNRNNADITVVYKDFNGTPVYKPVYHQCSIDNNENVTDIQLYTTPQTGDLVCLETYCLNKNLLVDLIYRCVENDEYDLLKDAIKANLHYYKVKGYRLPGEMLFMHSMESFYECNMAFLNPKVMQAFFNDKRDVFTKIKHEAPAKYGHCSKVSHSLVANGCEIQGVVENSILFRGVTVQKGAVVKNSIIMQKSVIEEGAYVENVITDKQAKITRDKVIKGPRVIKKAETI, encoded by the coding sequence ATGAGAGACGTATTAGGTGTGATTAACTTAATGAATGAAAATCAATTTTTAAAAGAATTGACCACATCTCGGTGTTTAGCCTCTGTTCCATTTGGAGGACGCTACCGATTAATAGATTTTACCCTGTCTGATTATATTCATGCCGATATTACTCAAGTGGCGGTGTTTGCCAAAGAAAAATATCGGTCTCTTATGGATCACCTTGATTCCGGCAAAGAATGGGACTTAGACCGGCATACAGGAGGGTTATTTATTTTGCCTCCGCTTCATCCCGGGGAAAGAATGAGGGGGGATCTTCAACAGTTTTTTGATCATATTATGTTTTTTCAAAGATCACCAGCTGACACAGTTATTATCTCTCCAGGTCATCATATCTGTGAAATGGACTATACCGATCTCATTGACTTCCATAACCGAAATAATGCCGATATAACGGTTGTATATAAGGATTTTAACGGAACACCGGTTTACAAACCAGTCTATCACCAATGTTCAATCGACAATAATGAAAATGTGACCGATATTCAGTTGTACACAACTCCGCAAACGGGGGACCTTGTATGTCTTGAAACCTATTGTCTTAATAAAAATCTTTTAGTGGATTTAATCTATAGGTGTGTGGAAAACGATGAATACGACTTATTGAAGGATGCCATAAAGGCAAACCTTCATTACTATAAAGTAAAAGGGTATCGCTTGCCTGGCGAAATGCTATTTATGCATTCAATGGAAAGTTTTTATGAATGCAATATGGCTTTTTTAAACCCAAAGGTGATGCAAGCTTTTTTTAATGATAAACGAGATGTATTTACGAAAATTAAGCACGAAGCTCCTGCTAAATACGGCCATTGCTCAAAGGTATCACACTCATTGGTTGCGAATGGCTGTGAAATTCAAGGGGTCGTAGAAAATAGTATTCTTTTTCGCGGGGTAACCGTACAAAAAGGAGCAGTCGTTAAAAATAGTATTATTATGCAAAAAAGTGTGATTGAAGAAGGAGCATACGTTGAAAATGTCATTACGGATAAGCAGGCTAAAATTACAAGGGATAAGGTAATAAAAGGACCGAGAGTCATTAAAAAGGCAGAAACGATTTAA
- the glgA gene encoding glycogen synthase GlgA yields MNVLFAASECAPFIKTGGLGDVIGALPKALQKLGVEVSVILPKYSDLPFWYKEQMNFVTSIEVPVGWRMQYCGIETYEWEGITYYFLDNEYYFKRHGSYGFFDDGERFAFFSRAVLEAIPYLKVKPDLIHCHDWQTGPIPVLLKAHFKKHPFYSEIKTIFTIHNLRYQGVYPKSVLWELLDLSELYFHMDALEFHGQVSYMKAGLAFADYITTVSPTYAAEIQMPYYGENLDGFLRKRSLKLRGIINGIDTETYDPRTDADIFTPYFNYEGKVKNKIMLQQALKLPIDSDIPIIAMVTRLVDQKGIDLVLHVFREIMSHSVQFIILGTGEERYENAFRALAEEFPKQVSAHIYFDETLARKIYAGSDLFLMPSQFEPCGIGQLLALRYGTLPIVRVTGGLKDTVVPYDELKDLGNAFSFANYNAHDMLYTVERALMLYRFQPNTWKKLVSRAMEQDFSWQASAYEYKQLYQSLLPKGSMELV; encoded by the coding sequence ATGAACGTTCTATTCGCTGCATCAGAATGTGCCCCTTTTATCAAAACGGGCGGTCTCGGGGATGTAATCGGTGCGCTGCCTAAAGCGTTACAGAAACTTGGTGTAGAGGTATCCGTGATTTTGCCTAAATACAGCGACCTCCCTTTCTGGTATAAAGAGCAAATGAATTTTGTAACAAGTATTGAAGTGCCGGTGGGCTGGCGGATGCAATATTGCGGTATCGAAACATATGAATGGGAAGGGATCACGTATTATTTTTTAGATAACGAATACTATTTTAAAAGACATGGAAGCTACGGCTTTTTTGATGATGGAGAAAGATTTGCCTTTTTCTCGAGGGCTGTATTAGAAGCCATTCCCTATCTTAAAGTAAAACCAGACCTTATCCACTGTCATGATTGGCAAACTGGACCGATTCCGGTATTGTTAAAGGCCCATTTTAAAAAACACCCCTTTTATTCTGAGATTAAAACGATTTTTACGATTCATAATCTCCGATATCAGGGGGTTTACCCCAAATCCGTTCTTTGGGAGCTGCTCGATTTAAGTGAGCTGTATTTTCATATGGATGCATTAGAATTTCATGGACAAGTCAGTTACATGAAAGCTGGACTTGCGTTTGCAGATTATATAACGACGGTAAGTCCAACATATGCCGCAGAAATACAAATGCCATATTACGGTGAAAATCTAGATGGATTTTTAAGAAAACGAAGTCTGAAATTGCGTGGAATTATTAATGGGATTGATACCGAAACATATGATCCAAGAACAGATGCAGATATTTTTACCCCGTATTTCAATTATGAAGGAAAAGTAAAAAATAAGATCATGCTTCAGCAAGCCTTAAAGCTTCCAATAGACAGCGATATCCCTATTATTGCAATGGTGACACGGCTTGTCGATCAGAAGGGAATTGACCTTGTCCTCCATGTATTCAGGGAAATCATGAGTCACAGCGTCCAATTTATTATTCTTGGAACAGGAGAAGAACGTTATGAAAACGCCTTTCGGGCATTAGCTGAAGAATTTCCGAAGCAAGTGTCGGCTCATATTTATTTTGACGAAACCCTGGCAAGAAAGATATATGCAGGGTCCGACCTATTTCTCATGCCATCTCAATTTGAACCATGCGGAATTGGTCAGCTTCTCGCTCTTCGCTATGGCACCCTCCCTATTGTAAGAGTGACAGGGGGACTGAAAGATACGGTAGTTCCATATGATGAGTTAAAGGATCTCGGAAATGCCTTTAGTTTTGCGAATTATAATGCCCACGATATGCTTTATACGGTTGAACGGGCTCTTATGCTTTATCGATTTCAGCCCAATACATGGAAGAAGCTTGTTTCTCGGGCGATGGAACAAGATTTCAGCTGGCAAGCTTCCGCGTATGAATACAAGCAGCTATATCAATCGTTATTGCCTAAGGGATCAATGGAACTTGTCTGA
- a CDS encoding VOC family protein: MNHMDIKNVRQILVPVKNLERAIHFYQVSLQLPFLFQTGNLAFFECNGIRLFLSLPEQEQFAHPSSVIYFEVDNLKESFESLMERGVTFIDEPHLIAKMGDVETWMAFFNDSEGNTHALMSEIHTS; encoded by the coding sequence ATGAATCATATGGACATTAAAAACGTCAGGCAAATCTTAGTACCCGTTAAAAATTTGGAAAGGGCTATTCATTTCTATCAGGTATCCCTTCAGCTCCCTTTCCTGTTTCAGACCGGGAATCTCGCGTTCTTTGAGTGCAACGGCATTCGTTTATTTCTAAGTCTGCCAGAGCAGGAGCAGTTTGCCCATCCTAGTTCAGTCATTTATTTTGAGGTAGATAACCTCAAAGAATCTTTTGAGTCTTTGATGGAAAGAGGGGTTACGTTTATTGACGAACCGCATTTGATAGCTAAGATGGGGGATGTCGAAACTTGGATGGCGTTTTTTAACGATTCAGAGGGAAATACCCATGCTTTAATGAGCGAAATTCATACGTCATAA
- a CDS encoding S8 family peptidase yields MFGYSMVQMVRTNAHKLDRPLREKVLNMYKPFKMTPCILHNMFESFLKKTRKFPVIIEFEKDHFEEGCLQIGQVVQSKARCKMKNTFQVISCSSAEVTPDALEEILTSCSHVRKIYLNREVKAFLDNAVSSANAKNIERNGTVLTGKGVTVAVIDTGVYPHTDLEGRIVDFVDFVNERTDPYDDNGHGTHCAGDVAGNGAASSGQYAGPAPEANIIGVKVLDKMGSGSLDTVMQGVEWCILYNQNNPQHKINIISMSLGSTAQPFENENDDPMVQIVERAWDEGIVVCVAAGNEGPEARTIASPGVSDKVITVGALDDRDTAAREDDDVASFSSRGPSIYGESKPDILAPGVNIISLRSPNSFLDKLQKTSRIGTEYTVMSGTSMATPICAGIVALLLQSNPNYTPQQVKDSLKNGADMWKDRDPNVYGAGYINAEKSIP; encoded by the coding sequence ATGTTTGGATATTCCATGGTTCAAATGGTTCGTACGAATGCTCATAAACTGGATCGGCCATTACGCGAAAAAGTTCTTAACATGTATAAACCGTTTAAAATGACTCCTTGTATTCTTCATAATATGTTCGAGAGCTTTTTGAAAAAGACTCGAAAGTTTCCTGTCATCATAGAGTTTGAGAAAGATCATTTTGAAGAAGGCTGCCTGCAAATCGGCCAAGTTGTTCAATCTAAGGCAAGATGTAAAATGAAAAATACATTTCAAGTAATCTCATGCAGCAGTGCTGAGGTTACGCCAGATGCTTTAGAAGAAATCCTAACAAGCTGCAGTCATGTCCGTAAAATTTACCTAAATCGTGAAGTAAAAGCTTTTTTAGACAATGCAGTATCATCAGCAAATGCAAAAAATATAGAGAGAAATGGGACCGTTCTTACCGGTAAAGGAGTGACGGTGGCGGTTATTGATACAGGTGTATATCCGCATACAGATCTTGAGGGAAGAATTGTAGACTTTGTAGATTTTGTTAACGAAAGAACGGACCCTTATGATGACAATGGTCATGGCACTCACTGTGCCGGGGATGTGGCGGGAAATGGCGCAGCTTCCTCCGGACAATACGCAGGTCCAGCCCCAGAAGCTAACATTATTGGTGTTAAAGTATTGGATAAAATGGGCTCAGGTTCGTTAGATACGGTGATGCAAGGAGTCGAATGGTGTATTCTCTATAATCAGAACAACCCGCAACATAAAATTAATATTATCAGTATGTCATTGGGGAGTACGGCTCAGCCATTTGAAAATGAAAATGATGACCCAATGGTACAAATAGTGGAGAGAGCTTGGGACGAAGGGATTGTTGTATGTGTAGCGGCTGGAAATGAGGGACCTGAGGCGAGAACAATCGCTAGTCCGGGGGTAAGCGATAAAGTGATTACTGTTGGAGCCTTAGACGACCGTGATACAGCTGCAAGAGAGGACGATGATGTAGCTAGCTTCTCAAGCAGGGGTCCATCAATCTACGGGGAATCAAAACCGGATATTTTAGCCCCGGGGGTTAATATAATATCTCTGCGATCTCCTAATTCATTTTTAGATAAGCTGCAAAAAACAAGTAGAATCGGAACAGAGTATACTGTAATGTCCGGAACCTCAATGGCGACTCCAATCTGTGCAGGAATTGTGGCTTTGCTGCTTCAGTCCAATCCGAACTATACCCCACAGCAAGTAAAAGATTCATTAAAAAATGGAGCGGATATGTGGAAAGACCGTGATCCTAATGTATATGGAGCCGGTTATATCAATGCTGAAAAATCAATACCGTAA
- a CDS encoding asparaginase — MEKAIQVFRGPYLESTHDIHIAVVNTDGELIFSYGDPNRLTFPRSSIKPFQAVPVVETGAADAFRFDVADLSLICASHSGEAIHRNRVMDILERLELEEGALQCGTHIPRDLESYKELIKRGGELTPVFSNCSGKHSGMLTAVVHMGEDIHTYRDIDHPHQQRILQAIEEVCQYPKENIDISVDGCGVPVHRLPLLNTALGYARLANSSAMENKERARTLERIRKAMTSSPEMVGGKDRFDTDLMRVFGGRIVAKAGAEGVQCLGDSETGLGIAIKVEDGNARATSVATMEVLKQLGIGDANIYAKLGHYWNAPVLNARKDQIGVIKANFQLVNQSKISN, encoded by the coding sequence ATGGAAAAAGCAATTCAGGTTTTTAGGGGGCCATATTTAGAAAGTACTCACGATATCCATATTGCCGTTGTAAATACAGATGGGGAACTAATTTTTTCTTATGGAGATCCTAATCGATTAACCTTCCCCCGTTCATCAATAAAACCGTTTCAAGCGGTCCCGGTTGTTGAGACTGGTGCAGCAGATGCATTCCGATTTGATGTGGCAGATCTTTCGCTAATTTGTGCCTCTCACAGTGGCGAGGCGATCCATCGCAATCGGGTCATGGACATTTTAGAAAGATTAGAACTTGAAGAAGGTGCACTTCAATGTGGCACGCATATTCCAAGAGATTTGGAGAGTTATAAAGAACTGATTAAGCGTGGCGGTGAATTGACACCTGTATTCAGTAACTGTTCTGGAAAACATTCAGGAATGCTGACAGCCGTTGTTCATATGGGGGAGGATATCCATACTTACCGCGACATTGATCATCCCCATCAGCAGCGAATTCTTCAAGCCATCGAAGAAGTATGTCAATATCCAAAAGAAAATATCGATATCAGTGTAGACGGATGCGGGGTACCGGTCCATCGCCTCCCTCTCCTAAATACGGCGTTAGGCTATGCCAGATTAGCTAATTCTTCGGCAATGGAAAATAAGGAAAGAGCAAGAACGCTTGAAAGAATTCGAAAAGCAATGACTTCTTCTCCTGAGATGGTCGGAGGGAAGGATCGCTTCGATACGGATTTAATGAGGGTTTTCGGTGGGCGAATCGTTGCAAAGGCAGGTGCAGAAGGAGTCCAATGTTTGGGAGACTCTGAAACTGGGCTTGGTATAGCGATTAAAGTAGAAGATGGGAATGCCCGCGCTACCAGTGTAGCGACGATGGAAGTATTAAAACAATTGGGTATTGGGGATGCAAACATTTATGCCAAACTAGGGCATTATTGGAACGCACCGGTATTAAATGCCAGAAAAGATCAGATTGGTGTTATTAAAGCCAATTTTCAATTAGTTAATCAATCAAAAATTAGTAACTGA
- a CDS encoding metal-dependent hydrolase family protein, with the protein MVYTLITNGTLIDGNGGPPLANAAVLFNGNKIEAVGKASEVAAPSDATVVDAQGGFILPGFIDTHVHMMMEVGKLEERLTTPFSYQFYQAIQYMQRTINAGVTTVRDAGFTDAGVKKAVEDKIVVGPRMQISITPLTTTGGHGDQWMRSGVDITNHGYPGVPDGICDGVEQVRQRAREVLRAGADIIKVHATGGVLSPTDHPEFTQFSQEELEVIVQEAKFRRGLKVMAHAQGAEGIKNAVRAGIHSIEHGIFLDDEAIELMLEKGTYLVPTLLAPVSVLEAAERDGSMPEYGVQKCREVIEFHKQSIAKAYKAGVKIAMGTDAGVMAHGTNLRELGLMCDIGMSPMESIVATTKTAAECMGWEDKVGTIEVGKLADVVISQTDPLADILSLENNDNIVAVFKDGELVKNTLKKVAVTQG; encoded by the coding sequence ATGGTCTATACATTAATTACAAATGGAACCTTAATAGACGGAAATGGCGGTCCGCCACTTGCGAATGCTGCCGTTTTATTTAATGGAAATAAAATCGAGGCTGTCGGGAAAGCATCAGAAGTGGCAGCTCCATCTGATGCAACCGTTGTAGATGCTCAGGGCGGTTTTATACTTCCAGGTTTCATTGATACTCACGTCCATATGATGATGGAAGTTGGCAAGCTAGAAGAAAGATTGACCACTCCCTTCTCTTATCAGTTTTATCAGGCGATTCAATATATGCAAAGGACCATTAATGCGGGAGTAACGACTGTTCGTGATGCAGGTTTTACAGATGCCGGTGTTAAAAAAGCGGTCGAAGATAAAATTGTTGTTGGTCCAAGAATGCAAATCAGTATAACCCCGTTAACAACAACAGGTGGCCATGGTGACCAATGGATGCGTTCCGGTGTTGATATTACAAATCATGGGTATCCTGGCGTTCCTGACGGAATTTGTGACGGGGTAGAGCAGGTTCGGCAAAGGGCTCGTGAGGTATTGCGCGCGGGGGCTGATATTATTAAGGTACATGCTACAGGTGGAGTTTTAAGCCCAACAGATCACCCTGAATTTACTCAGTTCAGTCAGGAAGAATTAGAGGTCATTGTTCAGGAAGCAAAATTTAGACGCGGGTTAAAGGTTATGGCCCATGCACAAGGGGCAGAAGGAATTAAAAACGCAGTCAGAGCAGGGATTCATTCGATTGAACACGGTATTTTCCTGGATGATGAAGCAATCGAATTGATGCTTGAAAAAGGAACCTATTTAGTTCCGACATTACTTGCTCCAGTTTCGGTTCTAGAAGCAGCCGAGCGTGATGGATCCATGCCTGAATATGGGGTGCAAAAGTGTAGAGAGGTTATTGAGTTCCATAAGCAAAGTATTGCCAAAGCCTACAAGGCTGGTGTGAAAATTGCAATGGGAACAGATGCAGGTGTTATGGCCCATGGAACTAATCTTCGTGAGCTTGGCCTAATGTGTGACATCGGAATGTCCCCAATGGAGTCCATTGTAGCAACAACAAAAACAGCTGCTGAATGTATGGGCTGGGAAGATAAAGTTGGGACAATTGAAGTTGGCAAGCTCGCTGATGTTGTCATTTCCCAAACTGATCCGTTAGCAGATATACTTTCCCTTGAAAACAACGACAATATCGTAGCTGTTTTTAAAGATGGCGAACTTGTTAAAAATACACTTAAAAAGGTAGCTGTAACTCAAGGTTAA
- a CDS encoding dicarboxylate/amino acid:cation symporter codes for MKKGFVWQIIVAFVLAVVAGAILGERASFFQPLGDLFLRLIKFIIVPLILSTIVVGVTGAGNIKKLGRLGGKTIVYYLATSFIAIVIGIVAGYVFSPGTGLSVSVEETAATEVNSDGIITTLLNIIPTNPVEALTNGAVLQIIFFAIFFGIAITLVGEKASPVLQFFEGLAEVMYKITAIVMVLVPIGIFGLMAPVVGQYGLGVLMPLMKIILAMIVAVIIHVAVIYSLAVKSLGKMNPIQFFKGIFPAATVAFSTCSSSGTLPVTMKNTQENLGVSKATSSFVLPLGATINMDGTAIYQGLCAVFVAQYFDASLTVTQLLTIALVGTLASIGAAGVPGAGLVMLTMTLSAVGLPLEGIALVAGIDRFLDMFRTAVNVVGDASASVVVEASERKNDHVAPA; via the coding sequence ATGAAAAAAGGTTTTGTTTGGCAGATTATTGTTGCTTTTGTTCTGGCAGTAGTGGCAGGCGCTATTCTAGGGGAGCGTGCATCCTTCTTTCAGCCTTTAGGCGATTTATTCCTGAGACTTATTAAATTCATTATTGTTCCTCTCATTCTTTCTACAATCGTAGTAGGTGTTACAGGCGCAGGCAATATCAAAAAGCTGGGCCGATTGGGCGGAAAAACAATTGTCTACTATTTAGCTACCTCCTTTATCGCTATTGTCATTGGTATTGTAGCCGGTTATGTATTTTCTCCAGGAACCGGGCTTTCCGTTTCAGTCGAGGAAACCGCTGCTACTGAGGTAAACTCAGATGGAATTATTACTACTTTGTTAAACATTATCCCAACCAACCCCGTTGAAGCCCTAACAAATGGTGCAGTTTTACAAATTATCTTCTTTGCCATCTTTTTTGGAATAGCGATTACACTTGTCGGTGAAAAAGCCTCGCCGGTTCTTCAGTTTTTTGAAGGCCTTGCAGAAGTGATGTACAAAATCACTGCAATTGTAATGGTTTTAGTTCCAATTGGTATTTTTGGTCTAATGGCACCGGTAGTCGGACAATATGGTCTAGGTGTTCTTATGCCATTAATGAAAATTATCCTCGCGATGATTGTGGCGGTCATTATTCATGTTGCAGTCATTTATTCTTTGGCCGTTAAATCTTTAGGCAAAATGAATCCAATCCAGTTCTTTAAAGGCATTTTTCCAGCAGCGACTGTAGCATTCAGTACCTGCTCAAGCTCAGGCACTCTCCCTGTTACTATGAAAAATACACAAGAAAATCTAGGTGTCTCCAAAGCAACAAGCAGCTTTGTCCTTCCGCTGGGAGCTACTATTAATATGGATGGAACAGCAATATATCAAGGACTCTGTGCCGTGTTTGTCGCACAATATTTCGATGCCAGTTTAACCGTAACTCAGCTTCTAACGATTGCACTGGTCGGGACCTTAGCCTCCATTGGTGCCGCAGGAGTCCCTGGCGCTGGCCTCGTTATGCTCACGATGACCTTGTCGGCTGTGGGGCTGCCGCTCGAGGGTATCGCCCTAGTTGCCGGAATCGACCGTTTCCTTGATATGTTCAGAACAGCTGTAAACGTTGTAGGGGATGCATCCGCAAGTGTAGTAGTGGAAGCCTCGGAGCGAAAAAATGATCATGTGGCTCCTGCTTAA
- a CDS encoding cytochrome ubiquinol oxidase subunit I has protein sequence MDDLVLARSLFGTTMGFHIIFATLGVGIPLMIFLSEILYQKTKDSDYAIMAKRWTKGQAVLLGVGIPTGTIAGVQLSLLWPGFMEVIGKVMSLPFQIEIYAFFIEALFMSIYVYAADRLSPIARILSVFFVVLGAAMSAILITNVHAFEGTPAGFRIENGEIVDVDPWAAFFNPSFFNTAGHVAVSAFTTGAFIITTIAAYKMIKYRKNERLYIFHRKALLLGLTIGGVFSLLTALNGHEAAQLLHEYQPEKLAAAEGLFETQSHAPLAIGGITDPDTREVKYGIEIPWALSFLAGNSFDTVVVGLNDFPEEYWPPLFVHTLFNGMVFVGSFLIFIAMIGLGWRFILKKRQFPNWLLFPFIASGPLALCAIEMGWIFACTGRQPWVIYRILKTEDVVTSSGQIGTLFVLFTIVYIILGIAVVMVLNYYFKRNPVEKDIEAVISS, from the coding sequence ATGGATGATCTGGTTTTAGCAAGGTCGCTTTTTGGCACAACAATGGGATTTCATATTATTTTTGCAACCCTTGGAGTAGGGATTCCCTTAATGATTTTTCTATCAGAAATCCTTTATCAAAAAACCAAAGACTCTGACTACGCTATTATGGCTAAAAGATGGACTAAGGGTCAGGCAGTTTTATTGGGTGTTGGAATTCCGACCGGCACTATCGCAGGTGTACAGCTTTCTCTTTTATGGCCTGGTTTTATGGAGGTGATAGGAAAGGTTATGTCACTTCCCTTTCAAATTGAAATTTATGCCTTTTTTATTGAGGCCCTGTTTATGTCCATTTATGTATATGCTGCAGACCGGCTATCTCCTATAGCGCGAATCCTTTCTGTATTTTTTGTTGTGCTCGGGGCGGCAATGTCTGCGATTTTAATTACAAACGTGCACGCTTTTGAAGGAACTCCTGCTGGTTTTCGGATTGAAAATGGTGAAATAGTAGATGTTGATCCATGGGCTGCCTTTTTTAATCCTAGTTTCTTCAATACTGCAGGACATGTTGCCGTATCCGCATTTACAACGGGTGCTTTTATCATTACCACTATAGCAGCCTATAAAATGATAAAGTACCGAAAGAATGAACGCCTATACATATTTCATCGAAAAGCTCTCTTGCTTGGCTTAACAATAGGAGGGGTTTTTTCATTACTTACCGCACTTAATGGCCATGAAGCCGCACAATTATTGCATGAGTATCAGCCGGAAAAATTGGCAGCAGCAGAAGGCTTATTTGAAACACAAAGTCATGCGCCGTTAGCTATAGGCGGAATCACCGATCCAGATACGCGAGAAGTAAAATACGGAATAGAAATCCCATGGGCCCTTAGTTTTTTAGCAGGGAACAGTTTTGATACGGTTGTCGTAGGCTTGAATGACTTTCCAGAAGAATATTGGCCGCCGCTATTTGTCCATACCTTATTTAATGGAATGGTGTTTGTTGGAAGCTTTCTGATTTTTATAGCCATGATTGGATTGGGATGGAGATTTATCTTAAAAAAGAGACAATTTCCAAATTGGTTATTATTTCCATTTATCGCGTCCGGGCCTCTAGCCTTGTGTGCAATCGAAATGGGCTGGATCTTTGCATGTACAGGCAGGCAGCCATGGGTTATCTATCGGATTTTAAAAACAGAAGATGTGGTTACGTCTTCAGGTCAGATTGGTACACTGTTTGTTTTATTTACCATCGTTTATATCATTTTAGGAATAGCAGTGGTTATGGTCTTAAATTACTATTTCAAAAGAAATCCTGTTGAAAAAGACATTGAAGCAGTTATAAGTTCATAA
- a CDS encoding cytochrome d ubiquinol oxidase subunit II produces MSTDALLAITVIWGFVFIYAVMATMDFGAGFWSMVYINKPQTNATNIANRYLSPTWEVTNVFIVAIVVALFSFFPGATFILGTVLLIPGSAILLLLAIRSGFLVFSHVAKDYQKALTYISGISGFIIPGILMLVLPITHGKYIEMVNGNYELNLTAVVTSPNIYAFAGFAISSTLYLSSLLLADYSNAAEDLDAYKVYRRDALIMGPISIIMALLIMFTLRYEANWLFTEMMENLPWLFGSVGMFLLAGLSLFLPSTRHASIKGRPRLAVIAATIQYFLASYAYGQSHLPYMIYPDVTIESGFTHPATFRALFASYIVGFIILFPGFVYFWRLFMKDRRYLKQDKT; encoded by the coding sequence TTGTCAACGGATGCACTTTTAGCCATCACGGTGATTTGGGGTTTTGTTTTTATTTATGCCGTGATGGCGACAATGGATTTTGGCGCGGGTTTTTGGTCCATGGTTTATATCAATAAGCCACAGACGAATGCGACCAATATCGCAAATCGGTATTTGTCGCCAACTTGGGAAGTAACAAATGTGTTTATTGTTGCGATTGTTGTAGCACTCTTTAGTTTTTTTCCAGGGGCTACGTTTATACTAGGCACGGTTTTATTGATTCCGGGAAGTGCCATTTTATTATTGCTGGCAATACGAAGCGGGTTCTTAGTTTTTTCCCATGTGGCAAAGGATTATCAAAAAGCACTTACTTATATATCCGGAATATCAGGCTTTATTATTCCGGGTATATTAATGCTTGTCCTCCCCATTACTCATGGAAAATACATAGAAATGGTGAATGGCAATTATGAGTTAAATCTTACTGCAGTCGTGACAAGTCCCAATATATATGCATTTGCAGGATTTGCCATATCCAGTACATTGTATTTATCTTCGCTTTTGTTAGCTGATTATTCCAACGCAGCAGAGGATTTAGATGCCTATAAAGTGTATCGGAGGGATGCTCTTATTATGGGGCCTATCTCCATTATCATGGCATTATTAATTATGTTCACGCTTAGATATGAAGCAAATTGGCTTTTTACAGAAATGATGGAAAACTTGCCTTGGCTATTCGGATCAGTTGGCATGTTTCTGCTCGCTGGTCTTTCGCTTTTTTTGCCATCCACACGTCATGCATCGATAAAAGGGCGTCCCCGGCTAGCTGTAATTGCTGCCACCATCCAATATTTTTTAGCTAGCTATGCCTATGGACAATCCCATCTACCTTATATGATCTATCCTGATGTAACGATTGAGTCGGGCTTTACTCATCCGGCAACTTTCCGGGCATTATTTGCTTCTTATATTGTTGGCTTCATCATTCTTTTCCCAGGGTTTGTTTATTTTTGGCGATTATTTATGAAAGATAGGCGATATTTAAAACAAGATAAAACCTAA